AGTTCTCGCCCGAACTGAACCGCTGGTACGCCATCTCCGCCTACTCCCCCGAACGCAACTTCTTTGTCACCGTCTTCGAAGAAATCACGGAACGCAAGCAGGCCGAGGCCGCGGCCCGCGAGGCCCAGCGCGCCACCGCCGCGCTCCTGGGCAACTTGCCCGGTATGGCCTACCGCTGCCGCAACGACCGCGATTGGACCATGGAGTACGTGAGCGAAGGCTGCCTCGAATTGACCGGGTATGCCGCCGTCGACCTGCTCAACTCCCAACTGATCAGCTACAACGATCTGATCCACGTCGACGATCGCGAATACGTCTGGGGCGAAGTGCAACAGGCCGTCGCCGCTGACCGGCGCTACCGCCTCACGTACCGCATCATCAGCAAATCCGGGGAGTGCAAGTCGGTCTGGGAGCAGGGCGCCGCGTTGCGTAACGACCAGGGCGAAATCGTCGCCCTCGAAGGTTTCATCGCCGATATCACCGATCGCGTCCGCGCTGAGGAAGCCTTGCAGCACCGTGAGGAACGCTTCCGTGCGCTCATCGAAAGCTCGACCGATATCATCATGCTCTTCGATGCCCGCGGCCTCGTCACCTATGTCAGCCCCTCCCTGCAGCGGATTCTCGGCTACACGCCGCCGGAGATGGTTGGCCGCTCGGTGCTTGATAAAATCCATCGCGGCGATCTGCGCCAAGTCCTGCGGGCCGCGGCCGAAGTCCTTTCCCGGCCGCGCGCTGAATTTTCCCTCGAGCTTCGGGTCCGTCATCGCGACGGTTCCACCCGCATCCTCGAAGCCGTTGGCCGCAACCTGCTCGATTGGCCCGCCGTCGGCGCCATCGTCGTCAATTCCCGCGACATCACCGACCGCCGTCTGATCGAAATCGAGCGCGCCCAGCTGGCCACCGCCGTCGACCAGGCCGTCGAAGGCATGATCATTACCGACCCCGACGGCCGGATCACCTACGTCAATGCCGCCTTCGAGCGCATCACCGGCTTCACCCGCGACCAGGTCGTCGAACAGCCGGTGCGCTCCTTCTTCAGCACTTTTGAAGGCACCAAGTTCTTCGCCGAATTCTGGCCCCTGCTTCAGGCCGGCCGTACCTGGAGCGGTCGCTTCCGCAATCAACGCGCCAATGGCGACTCCTACGACGAAGAACTCGCCGTCTCGCCGATCCGCGACGCCGTCGGCCGCATCGTCAACTTCGTCTTCGTCAAGCGCGACATCTCCCGCGAAGTCGACCTGGAGACCCGCCTGCGCCAGGCGCACAAACTGGAAGCCGTCGGCCGCCTCGCCAGCGGCATCGCCCACGATTTCAACAATCTGCTCGCCGGTATTCGCGGCTTTGCCGAACTCATCGTTGTCGAAACCGCCACCGACCAGAGGACCAAAGACTACGCTGACGAAATCGTCCGGGCCGCCACTCGCGCCGCCGATCTCACCGGCCAGCTCCTCGCTTTCGCCCGGAAGGGCAACTACCTATCCGTGCCGGTCGACCTGCACAATACCATCGACGAGGTTATGCGTATCCTGCGCCACACCATCGACAAGCGCATTACCCTCGAAACCGATCTGCAGGCAACCGTCTGCACCGTCAAGGGCGACCCGTCGCAGATCCAGAGCGCGATCCTTAACCTCAGCGTCAATGCCCGCGATGCCATGCCCGAAGGCGGCCGCCTGACCTTCCGCACCGCCAACGTCCACCTCGATCCGGAATTCTGCCGCCGCAACAGCCTCGATCTCGGCCCTGGCCACTATGTCGCCCTCGCCGTCGAGGATTCCGGCATCGGCATCGACGAAGCCCTGCTCGCACACATCTTCGATCCCTTCTTCACCACCAAGGAACAAGGGCAGGGGACCGGCCTCGGACTCGCCGGCGTTTACGGCTGCGCCCGCAACCACCGCGGTTGCGTCGAAGTCCACAGCGAGGTCGGCAAGGGCTCCGTCTTCACCCTGTACCTGCCTGCCTTTGAAACCACCGAAGCCCCGCGCCCGCCGCAAGTGCTCGAGCGCGCCACCGACGGCCGCGAACGCGTGCTCATCGTTGACGACGAAGCCATCGTTCGTAACCTCGCCGAACGCATCCTCACCCGCGCCGGCTACAAAGTCTTCGCCTGTGAAAACGGGGAAGAGGCGGTCGTCTTCTACCGCGCCGCCTTCAGCTCGATCGACCTTGTTCTGCTCGATATGGTCATGCCGCGCCTCAACGGTCTCGACACCCTCGCTGAACTCCGCCAGATCAATCCTGGCGTCAAAGCCGTGATTCTTTCCGGCTTCTCCGATCACGACGGCAACGCCCTCGCCCAACTCGGTGCCGCCGGTTTCATTCAGAAGCCTTTCCAGATGCAGGAGCTGCTGCGCGGTGTTCGCGATGCCCTCGACCGCGAATCGTTGCCGCAGCCCGAATCGCGGCCCCAACCGCCGCGTTAACTCATTCCTCACCATCAGAATCCGCGGCCGCCACTTGCCGGGAATAACTTGCCCCCGGCATTTGTAACTCCTATCAGTACAGACACGACTCCGCCGCTCCCGGGCCGCGGAGTGAAAGGAAATTGAATAATTGTCCGGTACTCAGGTGTACAAATAGGAGGAAACGCAATGTCTCGGCTGTTTCTCGCATCTCTCTTAATTCTCGGCCTCGTCGCCGCGGCGCTGGCCGACGATGTCGCCATTACCGTCTATAATCAGAACCTGGCCTTGGTCAAAGAAGGCCGCACGCTCGATCTGCAGAAAGGCGTCAACCGCCTGAACATGACCGACGTCGCCGCCTTTATCGATCCGACCTCCGTCCATTTCCGCTTGCGCTCCAACGATCGCGTCGATCTGCTCGAACAGAATTTCCAGTATGACCTCGTCTCCGCCGACAAGGTCCTGCAGAAATATCTCGGCCAGACCATCGACGTCGTGCTCAAGAACGGCGACGTCGTCTCCGGTACCTACTTGTCGTCTTCCTCCGGCTACCTCGTGCTCCAGTTGAACGGCGGCGCCGTCCGCCTGATCAACCAGCAGGAGATGCTCTCGGTGACCGCTCCTAAATTGCCCGAGGGCCTCATCGTCGTCCCGACCTTACAGTGGCTGCTTTCCAGTGATGTCGCCGGCAAACGCGACGCCGAAATTAGCTACCTGACCGGAAATATCTCCTGGCACGCTGAGTACATCGCCCTCCTCGACAAGGATGACAAGAATCTCCGCCTCTCCGGCTGGGTCTCGCTCGACAATCGCTCCGGCAAAACCTACAACGACGCCAAACTCAAACTCGTCGCCGGCGATATCAACCGCGTCCAGCAACGGCCGCTGGCCAAGGGCATGGACGACCGCGTCATGATGGCGGAGTCCGCTCCCGGTTTCGAGGAGAAGGCTTTCTTTGAATATCACCTCTACACGCTCGGCCGCCCGACCACGATCGCCAACAACGAGACCAAGCAGGTCAGCCTGTTTGACCCGGCTTCAACGCCGATTACCAAGATCTATCGCTACGACGCTTTCCAGGGCGGCAACGACGTCAAGGTGCTCGTCACGTTCAAGAATAGCGAAGCCGGCGGCCTCGGTATGCCTCTGCCCGCCGGCAAGGTGCGCCTGACCAAGCTCGACAGCGACGGCTCTGAAGAATTCCTCGGTGAAGATCAGATCGATCACAAACCGCGTAACGAGGATGTTGAACTGCGCGTCGGCAACGCCTTCGACATCGTCGCCGAAACCGCCGTCGTTGACTCCCGCCGTATCAGCGACCGCGTCCGTGAAGAAACCACTGAAATCAAGCTGCGGAACCGCAAGACGGAAGCGGTCACAATCAACGTTCGCTATAATCTCTGGGGCGACTGGCAGATTCTCGAGACGAATTTCGAAGCCATCAAGAAGAATGCTCAGTTGATCGAATTCAACGTTCCCGCGAAAGCTGACACCGAAACCGTTCTGCGTTTTCGCGTCCGCTTTAACGGCTGATAATTGTTTTGACATGCCCTACAGGAGGCATTAGCTTCCGACGAAAGCTTGTGACTTTCGTCACGAAGAGGAGGATCTGAATGAAACGAGTCCTGTCCATAAGTTTGATCGTAGTCCTGTTGGGTGGTACCAGCCTCTGGGCTCAGGCCAAAGATGTGCTGCCGTACGATGCTCTCGTGCGCTCCGCCAAGATCTATCTCGGCCAGAAAAACAAGGATTTTGACAAGGCCGAAGAAATGCTCCGGACCGCTGTCGCCAATTACCCCGATCCGGTCGAGGCCCATTTCTATCTCGGCCTGATTCACGCCGAACGCGCCCGCTATGCCGATATGATGGCTGAATTCAAGAAATTCGAGGAAATCTGCGCCCGCGCCGCCGAAACCGGCGATAAGAAACTGCAGAAGCGCTGCGAAAAAGACAAAATGCAGAAGCAGATTCAGGATACCCGCATGGCCGAACTCAAGCGGAATTTCGATCAGGGCGTCAGCCAATTGCGCCTGGCCGACTCGCTCAAGGACGGCTTGAATACCTTGACCGACCCTGCCGCGGCGGCCAAAGACTCATCTTTGCTCGCACAGCTGCTGGCCAAAGCCAAGGGCATCTTCAGTGACTGCGTCATCATCGACGACACCGTCGCCGGCATCTGGACCAACCTCGCGCTCGTCGAGGAACGCCTCGGCAATCCGCAAGAGGCCGTCAAACATTACGAGCGCAGCTACCAGCTTAATCCCAAAGACGCCCGCATGGTTTACGATCTGGCCAACGTCTGCTTCGAACTTAAGGACTATGAGAAAGCGGCTCGTTTCTACGGCGAATTCGGCGATCTGGACGAAGCCAACGCCGAGGCCGCCTATACCAACCAGGCGATGTGCTACCAGTCGCTCGGCGACTACGATCGCCTGCAGGCCGCGCTCGACAAAATCCTCGTGCGCAATCCCAACAATACGGACATCCGCTATCAGCGCGGTGTCCTCAACGTTCGCAACGCCACCTCCGCCGCAATTCGCGACTCCGCCGCCGTTCTCGATAGCCTCCTGGCACTCCGTCCTAATGATAAGGCGCTTAAGGCCGCCCAGGATGAGCTGATGAAGCACCGTCAGAGCTTCAACGAGAAGGCCTATGAGGACTTCAAGTTCGCGGCCGAGACCACTAAGAACGACCCGACGTATTGGTACTGGTATGGCAACATCTCGTTCTTCCTGCAGAAGCAGAACGAGGCCCTGGAAGCCTACAAGAAGTGCGTCGAATTCGACGATGCCAACAAGGATTGCTGGGGGCAATTGGCGATCATCTA
This portion of the Candidatus Zixiibacteriota bacterium genome encodes:
- a CDS encoding PAS domain S-box protein, with product MSILRFSREQLQSEPHLRFARIHPDDRARVSADFDNLCRHQREYSTEYRLHVANDAYQIVFECGRIIPGDAAAGLLITIDAERAEEESRRARRIQAQNEIIRALAAIVRGDSSVVAVLEALARNLEWEIAEFWQLDDTTRNFALSSLWLAPDLPCRDEYERASFALRITEEQAPLGKVWLGGSPQWTSDVRSSALPGRNHLVDQMALRTALWFPIAANGRRVGIIALYARAALPIDTELLQVIDSFSTELAGFLQQQRAIELLTAGEQRFRQMFERNEAVKLVIDPATANIVDANQAAVDFYGYPRERLLQLKITAINTLSAEEVRECIRLIEAEHRNHFEFSHRLASGEVRRVEVYSSPFEYNGRRLLYSTIFDVTDSVRARQALHESEEHLRLIFQHTPAAIAIFDRQMRYLFTTKMWLENEHSVSHSPIGRLHYEVDPWVPERWREAHRRALAGEIVSCDEDCLTGADGKPVWCRWLVTPWRNSQGEIGGIIVFGEFLNERKQAAARIRESEAKYRLLFENSLDAFAYHQIIVDDRGKPIDYLFLEVNAAFERMTGLRRDQVINRRACDVLPAMAQEPDRWIAMYGKIALHGGTVRLEQFSPELNRWYAISAYSPERNFFVTVFEEITERKQAEAAAREAQRATAALLGNLPGMAYRCRNDRDWTMEYVSEGCLELTGYAAVDLLNSQLISYNDLIHVDDREYVWGEVQQAVAADRRYRLTYRIISKSGECKSVWEQGAALRNDQGEIVALEGFIADITDRVRAEEALQHREERFRALIESSTDIIMLFDARGLVTYVSPSLQRILGYTPPEMVGRSVLDKIHRGDLRQVLRAAAEVLSRPRAEFSLELRVRHRDGSTRILEAVGRNLLDWPAVGAIVVNSRDITDRRLIEIERAQLATAVDQAVEGMIITDPDGRITYVNAAFERITGFTRDQVVEQPVRSFFSTFEGTKFFAEFWPLLQAGRTWSGRFRNQRANGDSYDEELAVSPIRDAVGRIVNFVFVKRDISREVDLETRLRQAHKLEAVGRLASGIAHDFNNLLAGIRGFAELIVVETATDQRTKDYADEIVRAATRAADLTGQLLAFARKGNYLSVPVDLHNTIDEVMRILRHTIDKRITLETDLQATVCTVKGDPSQIQSAILNLSVNARDAMPEGGRLTFRTANVHLDPEFCRRNSLDLGPGHYVALAVEDSGIGIDEALLAHIFDPFFTTKEQGQGTGLGLAGVYGCARNHRGCVEVHSEVGKGSVFTLYLPAFETTEAPRPPQVLERATDGRERVLIVDDEAIVRNLAERILTRAGYKVFACENGEEAVVFYRAAFSSIDLVLLDMVMPRLNGLDTLAELRQINPGVKAVILSGFSDHDGNALAQLGAAGFIQKPFQMQELLRGVRDALDRESLPQPESRPQPPR
- a CDS encoding DUF4139 domain-containing protein, with the translated sequence MSRLFLASLLILGLVAAALADDVAITVYNQNLALVKEGRTLDLQKGVNRLNMTDVAAFIDPTSVHFRLRSNDRVDLLEQNFQYDLVSADKVLQKYLGQTIDVVLKNGDVVSGTYLSSSSGYLVLQLNGGAVRLINQQEMLSVTAPKLPEGLIVVPTLQWLLSSDVAGKRDAEISYLTGNISWHAEYIALLDKDDKNLRLSGWVSLDNRSGKTYNDAKLKLVAGDINRVQQRPLAKGMDDRVMMAESAPGFEEKAFFEYHLYTLGRPTTIANNETKQVSLFDPASTPITKIYRYDAFQGGNDVKVLVTFKNSEAGGLGMPLPAGKVRLTKLDSDGSEEFLGEDQIDHKPRNEDVELRVGNAFDIVAETAVVDSRRISDRVREETTEIKLRNRKTEAVTINVRYNLWGDWQILETNFEAIKKNAQLIEFNVPAKADTETVLRFRVRFNG
- a CDS encoding tetratricopeptide repeat protein, encoding MKRVLSISLIVVLLGGTSLWAQAKDVLPYDALVRSAKIYLGQKNKDFDKAEEMLRTAVANYPDPVEAHFYLGLIHAERARYADMMAEFKKFEEICARAAETGDKKLQKRCEKDKMQKQIQDTRMAELKRNFDQGVSQLRLADSLKDGLNTLTDPAAAAKDSSLLAQLLAKAKGIFSDCVIIDDTVAGIWTNLALVEERLGNPQEAVKHYERSYQLNPKDARMVYDLANVCFELKDYEKAARFYGEFGDLDEANAEAAYTNQAMCYQSLGDYDRLQAALDKILVRNPNNTDIRYQRGVLNVRNATSAAIRDSAAVLDSLLALRPNDKALKAAQDELMKHRQSFNEKAYEDFKFAAETTKNDPTYWYWYGNISFFLQKQNEALEAYKKCVEFDDANKDCWGQLAIIYARLGMRAEAEQAEAKAK